Genomic window (Spirosoma sp. KCTC 42546):
TTCTATCATTCAAGCCTACTGAATTGGCATATTGCTTTAGATCATCATCAAGAGCATGACCTGCATAACATATTCGACCAGACCAATTATCGCCCAAGGCTAAAACCATATCTATCAATAACTTTCGGTTTTTCCTTGTTAAGTTAGATCCAACATGTAATAAAAAAAGCTCGTCTGGTTTAAGGCCTATTTTGCTTAGTATTTCATTTCTTTCAATCCTACTCATTGGATAAAAATTAGCATTAAATCCATTATGAATTACCTGCCAATTTTTTGGTTGGGTAGACCGAATTTCAGCAAGTTCATTTAATTGAGAAAGGGTTAATGCTGATACAGATGCAATTTTTTCGGCCCGAATTAAATTAGTTAATATCCAGTTCTGAAGAAATTTTCCGGTGCTTGAAGGAGGGCAATAAGCATCGGCATGCCCCAATGCTCCTCGTATAGCTAAAACATCATGACAAGTTATACTTGTTTGCCCACTTGGTAAATGTCTTAAATAAGGAGAGTTGGAATGATCACATATATGAAAAAAAACATTTGGATTATTCAAGCCCTGATTTAAAATCCGCCATCGCAGTAAAAGCGGGAATAATATCCATTTATCAATATAGCCTAACCATTTACCTATACCTGAAAGTGTCGATTTTGCTTTTATGCTAAGAAATGAAGTTGGACGCCAAATTTCAGACTCATAACCAGAATTTTGAAAGCCAGTTTGCAACATTTCTGCAAATCGGCTCATGCTTTCCTGTTTATCAGACAGCAGGTTTCCAATAAGTATTAGACGCATTGCAAATTTTAATTTATTGGTGAGCCTTTCCAGTATTATTTAATGAAGCTATCATTAAACCACTGGTTAATGTGCAAAACCCTAAAGCGGTTGGTTGGGCCCAGCCACCTTGCATAAGCAAAAGTATACCATAGCTTAGCAACAACCATGGCAACATATATCCTCTTTTTAAATTACTGTAACATGCTAATGCTATTTTTAGCGCTAGTCTAACACGTAATATTATTAGAGCAATACCTAATATAGGACCAAGCTCCCCAACGATCCTAAGCCATTCAGTTTCAGCAATTAAAAAGAGCAGTTCACCTCTCAAGAGTTGAGAGCCAACATTTGTGCCCATTCCGATTCCATAGCCTAATAAAGGCCATTTTGAAGAACTTGAAAATGCACTAATTAACCCTCCCAAAAAACGATCTATTAAAACTCCCTCAACTAAACCTCCTTCAGTTTCATTTGCTGAAGTGAATCGTTGTGTAAATGCCTCAACAGAAGTTTGGAAAAAACTCAGTTGGCTAAGGGCTATTACTGCGAGTAATAAAATAGCTCCAATTAGCACAAAGCGACCTAAGAACTTTGGTTTTCTAGAAACGGCAATTAAAGTGAATAATAATGATAGAATTACCTGAAAGAATAATGTCCGGCTAATTGATAAAGGTATTGAAGCCAAGATACCAATGGTAGCGCCAATAAGTAATAGTTTATTGACTTTTTCATTTGCTATCCAAAAATAAAAAACGAAACAAGCCGCAAAATTAAAAAATAGCCCGGTTCCATTTGTAAATGAAAAAGTGGCTGGTGGTCTGAAATAACCCATTGCTCCAGAGAAACCGGCCCCTGACATGTCTCCCCCTACTCCTCTATTTACCCAGGCAGATTGTGGGCTATAAAATTGTATGGCAATCAGTATAGTCATGGGAATGGTAATCCACAATGTAACGATTCCAAGTTTAACAATATCAGCGCGGTTAAAGCAACTACCAATAACAAAAATTAAAGGAAATTGCAAAAGTAAAATACGTGCGCCATATAAGGCTACTAATAAATTACCATGACCAACTACTACAGCTGTGAATATGCTTAGTATCCCAATTAATACTACAGAGGTCATATATGGGTTTGCGCGTAATTTTTGGTGTGACCAGGCTGTAATGATAAGCCAAAGGGCAATGGGATCGCGAATTACTAATAACGGTGTTGCTAAACCAGGTAAGAACCATTTACGTAGAGCTCCCTCGAAGATTAATAAAAGGAAATAAACCCATACTCCTTTTTTTATAAATTGGAGAGTTTTATCCGGTTTGGCTAATTTAATAGAATCCCCATGTTTTTTTTTTGAATCCGATGATTCCTGTTTGCTGGGAGCTAATTCTATCGGATTCATTTTTTAGCCTGTTTAATTTTAAGGATGTCCATAGCTAACTCATGCCCATAGACAGGCCACGGCCTCTGCTTGGCTGCAAGTAAAGCTGCCTGGCCGCACTCAGGAATCAACATTGGATTGTCTATCAATTTTCCTATAGCTTGTACTAGACTTTCTGTTGATCCCGCTTCAACTAACCAGCCATTATGACCATGTTGAATGAGATCAGCTCCCGCCGTACGTTCTGTCGTAATAACTGGAGTTCCCTGAGCCATAGCTTCAGTGATCACCAGCCCAAACCCTTCGAAAAGCGATGGGAAGATCAATACATCATGTTGTCGCATAAGTTCCAGAACTTTGTCATGCGGTAATGTCGATATCCACTTATACTTGATTAATTCTTTATCAAGGGCCACACAGTCATTAGTTGATTTTCTGCCAACTATCGTTAATTCAATATTCTTTCCTAAATAATCAGCTGCGGCAAATAAATTAGCAATGCCTTTTCGTTGGGAGAGCCCTCCCACAAATAAAAGTTTAAGGGGGCGCTTGCCTAAAAGCTTATCATATTCTCTATGGTTTATTACAGGAGGAAAACCATAAGGAATTACACTAATTGGTCCTAGTCTACCAGGGTAGTCTTTTAATGTAGACGCTGTAAACTGGCTTGCTACAAAAATATGATCAGCTAAACGAAGCTCTTCATCTTTGCGAGCTAACTTTTCGTCAGAATCTTTAAAACCAGTTAAAGTAGAACTCCACTCTGGCCAACGCTCACGTTCAACTTCAAGAAGCCGCCTAGCTGTTCGCCAATAGCCAATAGGCAGATCATATAAGTTTAATAAGCCTAACTTGTTTGCTTGTTGAAAAGAATGAAGCGCTCCATCTTCATAAGCATAAATAGCATCTATTCCTTTTTGTTTCCCTTCTCGTAATTTAGAAGCAACATAGTTATCACAACTTTTGTATACAGCATCGACCGAAAAAGCCCCGGTTTCATGACGCAATAAACTAGTAACGTTCATCTTTCGGGCGGCATGCCTACCAAGTTCGCGCCAAGGCCACAACCGTGTGTAGGGTTCTAATGATAAATTAAACTTACGGCGATTAAATTCTGCTAAAGGCTTGAATCTACTAAGATTATCTAAATAATTTCCTTGAAATAAGGCTATTGATGTAAAGAACTCTGCTAACATATTAGCATCTAAAAGCCCACTGCAAGCAGCCTTAACAAATTCATTTCCAGTAGGATGTGATAATATCACTTTCATTTGATAACTAATAGTTATTAGCCTACAAGCCAGGCTCGGTTGGCTGCCAGAAATTCACACGGATTATAATCAAATTCTGTGCATCGGTTTTTTTTTGTTGGACGCGCAGGGTTGCCGACAACAATACTGTAGGGTTCAATGGATTTACTTACAACTGACCGTGCACCAACAACAGCTCCCCTGCCAATATGAACACCAGGTAGTATCATTGCTCCCGTTCCAATCCATGCATAATCATCAATAGTAATCTTACCCTTAAGGTGCCTCCATTTTGGATCTGATATATCGTGAGACGCTGTTAATATTTCGACTCCATCATTTATACAAACATATTTGCCAATTTGTACTTGATCATGTAAAGCAATGTAGACCCGTCCTAACAAAGATGACTGATCAATTGATAAAAGATTTTTTGGACCTTCGATTAATACATTTCCTAATTCAGCTCTTTCATCAATGAAGGCACCTTTCTGTTCAAATAAAAATCGACGACAGTTTCTAATTAAGAGATCATCGATTGAAAGAAGCCTTTTAGCCCAAGCCCGATAAAAGTTAGTACTAGTAATTGGAAATTTGGCCCTATGCCGCCATAAATAGCTAAAACTTGCCATATTACAAGTTACTTAATAAATTCTTTAAAAATTGATTTGCAACAATATTCAAATTAGTGTAATTAGAGGCTGGTAATTTAGTAGATACAATTTTTTCAAGGGTTCCGGGACCATATTCAAAAATACCTTCTGGGCGATTTAGAGAAGGTACATTACGAGGATACCATGTACGAGAAATACAAATAATTGGTAACCCGTGTTCTGACATAGCTGCAGCTGAACCACTCTTCCCAATAAGATCAATAGGAGTAGTTGCAATCCCAATAGAAGCGGATGCTAAAACTTTTGAAATAACAGATGTGGGCTGCTCACCTAGCTCTTCAACTTTTAATTGTAAATTCTGTAATATAGAAACCCAATGCTGTTTCTCATCTCCATTATGGCCTAAAAATATAAATTTTGTAGATATATTATGCTTATCACTGTATGAGAGAATATCTTGTGCTAAGTTTAAGATAGGTGCACCTGGATGAATACTACCAAAAATGACAAATGATAAATCACTTTTTGAAGTAAATTCAATAAAAGAACGAGTAAGTTTTAAAGAAGGAATATTGCTAAATAATGGCAAATAGTCTGCCTTGATACCCAGTTTAGCTAGCTGAGCTTTATAAAGCAAAGTTTGTGTATGTATACGTTGGGGGTTTATTTTTTTTATCAAGCTATAAATTAATCGGCTCTGAATCCATCCCATAGCAATGGGAATTATTGGAGCGCCTTTATCCATTCCGATCCAAAGCTCATGAAACATTATGTGCAATTTACGACCTTTGCGCAAAGATTTTAATTTGCTGCTTAATCCAAAAGGTAACCCTTTCCTTTGAAACCCATATGTAACATATTGCAAGCTTATCCATTCTGGGTTTTGATTTTCGATAAAGGATGATGCATACGTAATTTTATCTTCCCAAGAAACACTGGTGGATAAGCGCAATGTATTTATTGTTTCATCATTATCTTGCTGCAAACTATTCTCAATACGTTCAATTAAATAACGATCGTGCAAAGCAATAATAGAAGCATCATGTCCTAATCTAATAAGTTCTCCTGATAAACGACGCGTGTAATCTCCAACGCCATCTTTACCAAATTCTAATGAGGAACATAAAAATACTATTTTCACTATTTTTATTACAAGATTATATTAATATAACACGTGGATAAAGCTATTTACTGGATTTGAAATCATATAATTAAATTAGCATTGCTTTAATCGTTACACATTATTAAATGATTATTATTAAAGACAGGATACTATTTAACTAACAAGGAGCTTCATATGATTTTAATTACTGCCTTCTAAAATTATCTAAAAATTAATTAGAAAGTAGTAGTTGAGAATTAATAGTAATGATGCTACGGTAAACGGCTGATGCAACTATTTATTTGATCAAAACAACTTTTCTCCCACTGGTTTATTTTAACCTTGTCTACGTACAAAGAATTTTTAATAGTATCTATGCCAGCCGCTAAATCATCTGTGGTAAGAAATTGGTCGCGTTTAAATCCCAATTCGTTTAACATAAGTTCATTTTTTGTCGCATAAGCAATTGGGGTAATTTTTATACCTAATTTTATTGCAAATATAGTAGAGTGATAACGAGTAGTCAGAGCCCATTCTGCATTTGCCATTTTATACAACATTTTATACGGGTCTGGCGAATAACTATTATGTTTAACTGATAGACCTTTTAATAGAAGTTTGCCATATTCTTCATCATCTGATGTAAACGGAATAGTTTCGACAGAAAAGCCTTCATCTAATGCTTTTTCGGTAATTTTCCTTAAAACGCTTCTGTATGAATTATTCATTACTTGGAAATTTTCATACAAGTTCGACCTTTCCTCTTTATATTTTTCAATAGGCTCTAATACTCCATTCGTGACTTTACCATACAACGGAACTATATTTATTAATAACTTTTTAGACTTATTTAAAGAATTACGAATACCTTCACAATAATCGTCTTTAAATGAAAACGCTATATCTGGATGGGAAACAATATCATTTCTTCCCGTTAGAGCCATCATTTTATCTGCTTGAGCTTTACTTCTACAGCTTATAAAAGCAACATTTTTTAAAAGCTCCATTAATTCTTGCGGATAAAATGGTTCATTGAAGTCAACTCCAAGTATTCCTATATTTCCATAATTCCCTTTATATTGATTTGCTATTTTCTCTAATGAATATATATAACCTATAGCGCCACCTCCTATAATAGCGGATTTAGTTTTAGTCCATTTTTCTAGATTATATATAGTCTGTAAGTTTGATTTTAAGCCTCTTTTTAATAATATATCACGTACAGAATAGCCTAAAGCCATATCTCCAAGATTACCTCCGTGATAGCCTCCAATAACACTTATATCAGTTGTACTTATAAGTTGTTTGATCCATCTTAACCGATGTTCAATTTGAGCTTTTGAAAAGTTCATTCTTTTAATTACGAGAAGGTATTTATCTACATTTGAAACAACCTCAATTCGGCAATAAAACTATATTTTTAAAGAACCATTGTTGCTTTGAATTAATACAAATTAACAAGAATATACTAGAATGAAGTAAGATTGACAGCTTAGCTTATGATATGCCGCCTTTATGCCATTTTATTTTTAAAGCCAGCCATTTCATCTAATTGCCTAGATTTCATACTCAAAATTTTATTTTCAATAGTTTTCCAGTCAAGAAGTTGACGATTATGAAATGCATCTTTAAATAAAGATACAGAAGCTTCTGAGGGGCTTATTCCACAATCTTTAAGATCTATACTCAAAAGAAAATCTTCATGTTTAGCTGTATAATTAATAGACATAAATGGGCATTTTGTAAGGGCAGCCATTACATTAAAGTGTAATCTTTCGCCAATTGCAAAACTGCTGGATAGGAAATGTTGAACCGCTTCTGAATATTTGTTAGGTATTTCAAGTATTATAATTTCAGGAAAATCTGATGTAAGCTCAAGCCCCAGATCCAGATCAATCGAATGGAAAGGTAAAAACTGAATAGTATATCCCTCACTAATCATGTGTTTAATAAAGCTTTTTAAAGCTTTTCTACTAATAATTAGATCTTTATAATTTGCATGAGTTCCAAGGTTAATCAATATGCTTTTTCCATTAGCTCCTTTTTGCGCCCAATCATATTTTTCAAACAATTGAAAAGCTGCATCTCCAATTATGTTTGCTTTTACATTTATTGAGGTAATATTCTTAACCGAAAGAGGCCCTCTTACACCTCCAAAAAAGGGACCGCTAAATATCTCATTCCAAAATGAGTTAAAGTATTCTTTTTTGTGGACCCCTGTACCATGCACGTACAAGGGCTTCCCTTCTTTTATTATACTAGTAAAATAATCTCCTTTTAAAAATATAGGGCCTATTAAAGTTCCTCCGCCAATT
Coding sequences:
- a CDS encoding glycosyltransferase family 1 protein, yielding MSRFAEMLQTGFQNSGYESEIWRPTSFLSIKAKSTLSGIGKWLGYIDKWILFPLLLRWRILNQGLNNPNVFFHICDHSNSPYLRHLPSGQTSITCHDVLAIRGALGHADAYCPPSSTGKFLQNWILTNLIRAEKIASVSALTLSQLNELAEIRSTQPKNWQVIHNGFNANFYPMSRIERNEILSKIGLKPDELFLLHVGSNLTRKNRKLLIDMVLALGDNWSGRICYAGHALDDDLKQYANSVGLNDRIISIVKPDHTTLIALYSACQSFIFPSLSEGFGWPVIEAQACGAPVIASNIEPLPEVSGETAFHADPFNPQEFAKAFLLLEDTVTKDNLIKQGYENCRRYEPSKMVKAYLNLFGVKNKEFVELS
- a CDS encoding glycosyltransferase family 4 protein; amino-acid sequence: MKVILSHPTGNEFVKAACSGLLDANMLAEFFTSIALFQGNYLDNLSRFKPLAEFNRRKFNLSLEPYTRLWPWRELGRHAARKMNVTSLLRHETGAFSVDAVYKSCDNYVASKLREGKQKGIDAIYAYEDGALHSFQQANKLGLLNLYDLPIGYWRTARRLLEVERERWPEWSSTLTGFKDSDEKLARKDEELRLADHIFVASQFTASTLKDYPGRLGPISVIPYGFPPVINHREYDKLLGKRPLKLLFVGGLSQRKGIANLFAAADYLGKNIELTIVGRKSTNDCVALDKELIKYKWISTLPHDKVLELMRQHDVLIFPSLFEGFGLVITEAMAQGTPVITTERTAGADLIQHGHNGWLVEAGSTESLVQAIGKLIDNPMLIPECGQAALLAAKQRPWPVYGHELAMDILKIKQAKK
- a CDS encoding acyltransferase, translating into MASFSYLWRHRAKFPITSTNFYRAWAKRLLSIDDLLIRNCRRFLFEQKGAFIDERAELGNVLIEGPKNLLSIDQSSLLGRVYIALHDQVQIGKYVCINDGVEILTASHDISDPKWRHLKGKITIDDYAWIGTGAMILPGVHIGRGAVVGARSVVSKSIEPYSIVVGNPARPTKKNRCTEFDYNPCEFLAANRAWLVG
- a CDS encoding glycosyltransferase family 4 protein, translating into MKIVFLCSSLEFGKDGVGDYTRRLSGELIRLGHDASIIALHDRYLIERIENSLQQDNDETINTLRLSTSVSWEDKITYASSFIENQNPEWISLQYVTYGFQRKGLPFGLSSKLKSLRKGRKLHIMFHELWIGMDKGAPIIPIAMGWIQSRLIYSLIKKINPQRIHTQTLLYKAQLAKLGIKADYLPLFSNIPSLKLTRSFIEFTSKSDLSFVIFGSIHPGAPILNLAQDILSYSDKHNISTKFIFLGHNGDEKQHWVSILQNLQLKVEELGEQPTSVISKVLASASIGIATTPIDLIGKSGSAAAMSEHGLPIICISRTWYPRNVPSLNRPEGIFEYGPGTLEKIVSTKLPASNYTNLNIVANQFLKNLLSNL
- a CDS encoding polysaccharide pyruvyl transferase family protein — translated: MNFSKAQIEHRLRWIKQLISTTDISVIGGYHGGNLGDMALGYSVRDILLKRGLKSNLQTIYNLEKWTKTKSAIIGGGAIGYIYSLEKIANQYKGNYGNIGILGVDFNEPFYPQELMELLKNVAFISCRSKAQADKMMALTGRNDIVSHPDIAFSFKDDYCEGIRNSLNKSKKLLINIVPLYGKVTNGVLEPIEKYKEERSNLYENFQVMNNSYRSVLRKITEKALDEGFSVETIPFTSDDEEYGKLLLKGLSVKHNSYSPDPYKMLYKMANAEWALTTRYHSTIFAIKLGIKITPIAYATKNELMLNELGFKRDQFLTTDDLAAGIDTIKNSLYVDKVKINQWEKSCFDQINSCISRLP
- a CDS encoding polysaccharide pyruvyl transferase family protein yields the protein MNSIKKLKNVYKEAYTLGHFPSLSKIIFTKHKILAYYGFLGDENFGDELVYEATKKLFYPNILLPVKSRMPLLLKLYSTLYKSKISGVVIGGGTLIGPIFLKGDYFTSIIKEGKPLYVHGTGVHKKEYFNSFWNEIFSGPFFGGVRGPLSVKNITSINVKANIIGDAAFQLFEKYDWAQKGANGKSILINLGTHANYKDLIISRKALKSFIKHMISEGYTIQFLPFHSIDLDLGLELTSDFPEIIILEIPNKYSEAVQHFLSSSFAIGERLHFNVMAALTKCPFMSINYTAKHEDFLLSIDLKDCGISPSEASVSLFKDAFHNRQLLDWKTIENKILSMKSRQLDEMAGFKNKMA